From the Lathyrus oleraceus cultivar Zhongwan6 chromosome 3, CAAS_Psat_ZW6_1.0, whole genome shotgun sequence genome, the window agaaatatattattgtcggagcgggtctctcgcgaacatatatttcttcaagAGTGAAATAAATTGTCAttgtcgacacatcattcttcactgaacgggtctgatcgaactgaagacaaccttcatctatcagttgctgataaccctttctcaaactgtcacatctgttctcggcagcttgacaatttttgcactcttccccacagcccgggaaaatctgtcctttcaagagtcggtctttaaccaccgatagcgaattcttcactttagtcacatcagaaaccaaattcaaagtttccccactatcaacgACATTAATCCTTTACCCGCCgtgggctggcatcgggttttggataacattaggcaccggagaaaaattcATAGCCTTGGCATCTCTcaatcttgtacctttagctggaaagccttgcaattatctgtagtatggccaggtgcattggagtgaaaagcacatctggcattgacatcataacctctaggcaaattattgggatcgattggtggggccagtgttctcaacgtaaccagattcaggtcaatcagcctgggaagtaatacagaataaggtattgggattggctcaatgacccggtccgtttgccttggacgttgttgatagtgtctctgttgacccggattacctccttgttgttgattgttgtacaTGGGTTGCcgttgcggatgatactgcggttgttgttgctgttgaggagcaggtgttggaatagtgactgcggccacttgatcttgataataattagggcgtcctctgccattgcctctgccggcatacacaacgcttgtctcgccttctcttcttcgctgaccgtaaccagcaaacggtttcttgggacctgatgagttggaagcactgttgtcttgaattcggcccatcttcaacaaactctcgattctttctccagcaattactatctctgcaaagctgattgacgggaaagcagccaatctctcaatataattgccttgaagagtgttaatgaacatgtccgccatctccctttcagacatagggggttggacggacgcagcaatctgtctccaatattgagcatattctctaaaggtctccttggcagtctgagacattccttgcaataaggtccgatttggagccaagtccaagttgtattgatattgcctgacaaagagaattgatcatactgataatcttcagtaacggggcgcccgttaatccgaattccttgattcacattgtaccttccgccaataccatttccatcattcctcgtgttgccaacattatccgggtttccatcagcatttgcgttaccagtgttcacagggttatcagcgttcccagggttaccagggtttcccttAGCATTCGGTTtctccacctctggatcgggcctcggttgctcaaccaattccctcaccttttcctggccttctgccataccagtcatcaatgtcatgaactgatccatcctttcacgcatatcagccagctctttctgtacctggtccatcgctagttgcggacgattttcctttgtcgggtacttttggactcgcttgggaccaataatgcctgaaacagggaacaaatattagacactgcggtgacacctgcaaaacagacaagggttaatatgcatggtatgcgatgcactgcttattcaattttacGGCACCCCCCTTCTCAATTCCGGTTTGACCTTCCAGAACAACGTGTACAACTGCAATCCAACGTGCAAATAAGAATATCGAGGAGAGGTGATAAGAAGATTCGGTCATAAACGAAATAATCAAAGAGAATGAAACGTCCGAAAGGTGTCATAGTCAAAATACAAGATGTGCGGAGAGCGACGAACAAAGAAATGAGAACCCATCAACAAGCCTGATGGTGAACTCTACAAAAACAAAAGGAATCAAACATCTAGCCCAAACGAGTCTTCTCGAACTTCCTTAAGAAGCGCCTCTGTAACCGGGTCATTAGGGTGTTCTGTAAGGCCTTGAATCAACAAATTCCTCGTTTTGACCGCTTCTTCCAATTTCCTGTACTTGTCTTATTCTTTTGGTCTCTTGACCCCTGCTTGAATCTTTAGTTCGACGATCTCTTGTTCATCCAATCGAAGTGCTTCATGCTGCTCGTTCTCCCTACTCTTCAACCGCTCATTTTCTGCTCTGATTTCTATCTCAACCTGTCTCTGGCGATCAGACAATTCTTCCCACCTTTGCTGGCGCTCAACGAGCCTATATTCAGCTCTTCCTAACTCCTCCTTAGCAGCCTTGCAAGCTTTCTTTAGTATATCCTCACCTGAACGGACTTTACGGATATAATCAGCATCTTCAGCAATCCTCTCATTGCTTTGTCTTTTAAGCTCATTCAATCTTTGAACTTCTATCTCAGCTTCTTTTTTAGCGCACAAAGTTTTCTTGAGGCCTTCACTTAGCTTCGCATTCAACTTATCGACTTTTCCCTTTTCTTGCTTCAAACTGTTGTACTCAACCATGCTGACAAACTCAATAATAACCGGATCAGATGGTTCTCCCATAGAGAAAGGTAGAAGAGTAATCCGAGCTCTTTCTCGCAACCAACTGTCATCTGGGAAGAAGAGATGTTGTTACATTTTCCATAGACAGTGGCACCTTTAGTCTGAATATTCCTCCAAGCTCCAGCAGCTTGCTTAACCAATTCTAGATTATCTTGCACTAGGAAGTAGAAATATTCCACCAGATCTTGATCCTTAGGAGCGTGAGTTAAGGCATACCCTAATTGTCTTCTCAAAAGAATCGGGTTATAGTTGATACAACCCTTCATACCCAACAATGGTACATTAGGGTATTTCCCACAGCTAACCACAAAATCGCCACCCTTGGTATTCTGATTACACCATCTAATGTCTTTAGCAGTCAAGACAACCAACCTTCTACCCCAATTCCTGGCTTGATGCGGATTCAGAAAAGCATCGTCATTTGGCAAGTGCCCCACGAGCCACTTATGGAACAATGGAGCGCAACATCTGACCAATCTCCCGCGTCTCTTCTCATTCTTATTGTGCACCGAAAAATAGAAATCATCAAGAAGGGTGGGAACCGGGTTCTTTAGCAGAAAGATATGAATAGCACTCATACTCACGAACTTCGGCTCATCGACGAATAGCATAATACCATAGACACCTAACGCTAACAGAGCACACACAACGTCCCAACTGCCTTGAGCAGCACACTCTTCGGCCTTGTCTACCACAAAATCCAGATGGAAACCAGATAGACCTCCCTTAGAAGAGTGATTTTCCTTCACAACAAACACTTCCAGATGAAGAGCCTTAGCAATATCCTTATGCTCTGGAGGAGGTATGTCGGAGTTGAAAGGGACACAATGCTGTAGAGGAACACCCAAGATCATAGCATACTCTTCCAATAAAGGAGCCAACTGGAaatcctgaaaagtgaagcaacgcaactgaggatcataaaactgcaaGCAAGTATGTATCAGACTCCTCTGAGAAGCATCCAAGTCTTCAACCATAGGCAAGATGTTGCCATAAGTATCCCGGAATAAAcccacatggtcaggagtaatcAAAGCTTTTATCCGACGCAACGGGCCGATCTTAGTATCGAAGAAATGATAGGTCACATTACTCTTCCTGGTAGCCTCCATAATAAGCACGGGTCATCCAAACCAAACCGa encodes:
- the LOC127128792 gene encoding uncharacterized protein LOC127128792, translated to MEATRKSNVTYHFFDTKIGPLRRIKALITPDHVGLFRDTYGNILPMVEDLDASQRSLIHTCLQFYDPQLRCFTFQDFQLAPLLEEYAMILGVPLQHCVPFNSDIPPPEHKDIAKALHLEVFVVKENHSSKGGLSGFHLDFVVDKAEECAAQGSWDVVCALLALGVYGIMLFVDEPKFVSMSAIHIFLLKNPVPTLLDDFYFSVHNKNEKRRGRLVRCCAPLFHKWLVGHLPNDDAFLNPHQARNWGRRLVVLTAKDIRWCNQNTKGGDFVVSCGKYPNVPLLGMKGCINYNPILLRRQLGYALTHAPKDQDLVEYFYFLVQDNLELVKQAAGAWRNIQTKDDSWLRERARITLLPFSMGEPSDPVIIEFVSMVEYNSLKQEKGKVDKLNAKLSEGLKKTLCAKKEAEIEVQRLNELKRQSNERIAEDADYIRKVRSGEDILKKACKAAKEELGRAEYRLVERQQRWEELSDRQRQVEIEIRAENERLKSRENEQHEALRLDEQEIVELKIQAGVKRPKE